A genomic region of Sarcophilus harrisii chromosome 6, mSarHar1.11, whole genome shotgun sequence contains the following coding sequences:
- the LYVE1 gene encoding lymphatic vessel endothelial hyaluronic acid receptor 1 — protein sequence MARCPITGHCTTTALLFSLLLFLVQGLLQVEDLIITDPCRIMGITLIGKGKGQQLNYTEAKDACSLLGLQLASKAQVTTAWDFKFETCSFGWVSDGYVVISRILPNPKCGKNKTGVVQWKVALNQKHYAHCYNSSDIWINSCKPEMVTTKETTIAWTIAGTTEFNVSDPADTAPPTLAPNPVQPRWKKKLICVTELFLETSTMETSTVPEEVIPTFESQPAFKNEGVTFGGLHITLLVLALIFFIAAVVLAVCYVKRYMTSFPLTNKNRKETVEAKGRKTTKTEDKVSKEEPKKNGKKAEEPKMTPKMTPKMTVKYMEAEV from the exons ATGGCACGCTGCCCCATCACGGGACACTGTACCACCACAGCCCTACTGTTCTCCCTGCTCTTGTTCCTGGTCCAAGGCTTGCTGCAGGTAGAAG ACCTTATTATCACTGACCCATGTAGAATCATGGGGATCACCCTCATTGGCAAAGGGAAAGGGCAACAATTAAATTACACGGAAGCCAAAGACGCCTGCAGCTTGTTGGGTCTCCAGCTGGCCAGTAAAGCTCAAGTGACCACTGCTTGGGACTTCAAGTTTGAGACATGCAG TTTCGGGTGGGTCTCTGATGGATACGTGGTCATCTCTCGCATTCTCCCCAATCCCAAGTgtggtaaaaacaaaacaggtGTCGTGCAATGGAAAGTGGCCCTGAACCAGAAACATTACGCACACTGTTACAACTCCTCAG ACATATGGATTAATTCATGCAAACCCGAAATGGTCACCACCAAAGAAACAACCATTGCATGGACTATAGCGGGTACAACTGAATTTAATGTCAGTGACCCAGCTGATACAGCGCCTCCGACCCTGGCACCTAATCCGGTACAgccaagatggaagaaaaaactaATTTGTGTGACAGAGCTATTTCTTGAAACAAGCACTATGGAAACAAGCACTGTGCCAGAAGAAGTCATACCAACTTTTGAAAGTCAGCCTGCGTTTAAGAATGAGGGTGTTACTTTTGGAG GCTTACATATCACACTCTTGGTTCTCGCTCTGATATTCTTCATTGCTGCAGTTGTACTGGCTGTCTGTTATGTCAAGAG GTACATGACTTCTTTCCCATTGACAAACAAGAATCGGAAGGAAACCGTTGAAgccaaagggagaaaaacaacaaagacAGAGGACAAAGTTTCAAAGGAGgaaccaaagaaaaatgggaaaaaggcaGAAGAGCCCAAGATGACACCCAAGATGACACCCAAAATGACAGTCAAGTACATGGAAGCTGAGGTTTAG